The following are encoded in a window of Bremerella alba genomic DNA:
- the rpmF gene encoding 50S ribosomal protein L32 yields MAVPKRKQSNSRTGMRRAHDGLKARQLTFCPNCLHQRRVRVAVPTHVVCPECGYYQGRNVMPSNEVAE; encoded by the coding sequence ATGGCAGTACCTAAGAGAAAACAGTCGAATTCCCGCACCGGCATGCGTCGAGCTCACGATGGCCTGAAGGCCCGTCAGTTGACCTTCTGCCCTAATTGCTTGCACCAACGTCGCGTTCGCGTGGCCGTTCCGACCCACGTAGTGTGCCCCGAATGTGGTTACTACCAGGGCCGCAACGTTATGCCGTCTAACGAAGTCGCC